In Arachis hypogaea cultivar Tifrunner chromosome 17, arahy.Tifrunner.gnm2.J5K5, whole genome shotgun sequence, a single window of DNA contains:
- the LOC112767087 gene encoding myosin-16-like isoform X1 — protein sequence MERIMPKLCSAKIRHTWHSMTLMLPLKALRRHWPWSQTMVSYAKNKQIKINNEDSNFKQVANQACSSPVLEAFGNAKTVRNNNSSCFGKFVEIQFDQKGRISGAAIRTYLLKRSRVCQVSDPERNYHYFYMLCAAPKEIQKS from the exons ATGGAGAGAATAATGCCAAAGCTTTGTTCTGCCAAGATCAG GCATACATGGCACTCCATGACATTGATGCTGCCGTTGAAAGCTTTAAGAAGGCATTGGCCTTGGAGCCAAACGATG GTTTCATATGCAAAAAATAAACAGATAAAAATCAACAATGAAGACAGCAATTTTAAACAAGTAGCAAATCAAGCTTGCTCAAGTCCTGTTTTAGAAGCATTTGGCAACGCCAAGACTGTTAGGAACAATAATTCAAG TTGTTTTGGTAAGTTTGTGGAGATTCAGTTTGATCAAAAAGGGAGAATTTCAGGAGCTGCTATTAGAACTTATTTGCTGAAACGGTCTCGTGTCTGTCAGGTTTCTGATCCTGAGAGAAACTATCATTACTTTTATATGCTTTGTGCTGCACCAAAAGAGATACAGAAGTCTTAA
- the LOC112767087 gene encoding myosin-16-like isoform X2 — translation MERIMPKLCSAKIRHTWHSMTLMLPLKALRRHWPWSQTMIKINNEDSNFKQVANQACSSPVLEAFGNAKTVRNNNSSCFGKFVEIQFDQKGRISGAAIRTYLLKRSRVCQVSDPERNYHYFYMLCAAPKEIQKS, via the exons ATGGAGAGAATAATGCCAAAGCTTTGTTCTGCCAAGATCAG GCATACATGGCACTCCATGACATTGATGCTGCCGTTGAAAGCTTTAAGAAGGCATTGGCCTTGGAGCCAAACGATG ATAAAAATCAACAATGAAGACAGCAATTTTAAACAAGTAGCAAATCAAGCTTGCTCAAGTCCTGTTTTAGAAGCATTTGGCAACGCCAAGACTGTTAGGAACAATAATTCAAG TTGTTTTGGTAAGTTTGTGGAGATTCAGTTTGATCAAAAAGGGAGAATTTCAGGAGCTGCTATTAGAACTTATTTGCTGAAACGGTCTCGTGTCTGTCAGGTTTCTGATCCTGAGAGAAACTATCATTACTTTTATATGCTTTGTGCTGCACCAAAAGAGATACAGAAGTCTTAA